From a single Tursiops truncatus isolate mTurTru1 chromosome 20, mTurTru1.mat.Y, whole genome shotgun sequence genomic region:
- the ZNHIT3 gene encoding zinc finger HIT domain-containing protein 3 — MASLNCSTAVCVICLEKPKYRCPACRVPYCSLTCFREHKEQCNPETRPVKKEIRSHLTAKTKKPVENTDDDDDSVADFLNSDEEEDRVSLQNLKNLGESAALRSLLLSPHLRQLMVNLDQADDKAKLMRACMQEPLFLEFADCCLRIVEPSPNEDS; from the exons ATGGCGTCACTGAATTGCAGCACCGCTGTCTGCGTTATCTGTTTGGAGAAACCCAAATACCGCTGCCCCGCCTGCCGCGTGCCCTA TTGCTCGTTGACCTGCTTCCGGGAGCACAAAG aGCAGTGCAACCCTGAAACTCGTCCTGTCAAGAAAGAAATAAGATCGCATCTTACTGCAAAAACTAAAAAGCCTGTGGAAAACACAG ATGATGATGACGACTCTGTAGCTGATTTTCTCAATAGTGACGAGGAAGAGGACAGAGTTTCCTtgcagaatttaaagaatttag GGGAGTCTGCAGCGCTGAGAAGCTTACTGCTCAGTCCACACCTTAGACAGTTGATGGTCAACCTCGATCAGGCAGACGACAAGGCAAAGCTCATGCGAGCCTGCATGCAGGAGCCTTTGTTTTTGGAGTTTGCTGACTGCTGTTTAAGGATCGTGGAACCGTCCCCGAATGAGGATTCTTAA
- the LOC141277414 gene encoding uncharacterized protein, producing the protein MCVSCSWPLLPPCVCACVSCPWPLIPSCLCVCMCVSPVLGLFSLRVCVQVCVSCPWPLLPLCVCECVCPVLGLFSLRVCVCVCPVLGLLSLRVCVCVCVRVCVLSLASSPSVCVYARVCVLSLASSPSVCVRARVCPVLGLLSLRVCVCVLSLASSPSVCVCACVSCPWPLLPPWPLLPLCVCECVCPVLGLFSLRVCVCVCPVLGLLSLRVCVCVCVRVCVLSLASSPSVCVYARVCVLSLASSPSVCVRARVCPVLGLLSLRVCVCVLSLASSPSVCVCACVSCPWPLLPPWPLLPLCVCVCVLSLASSLSVCACACVLSLASYPFVSVCVCVCVCVSCPWPLLPPPVPRPSHQLTQPQ; encoded by the exons atgtgtgtctcctGTTCTTGGCCTCTTCTCCCtccgtgtgtgtgcgcgtgtgtgtccTGTCCTTGGCCTCTTATCCCttcgtgtctgtgtgtgtgcatgtgtgtgtctccTGTTCTTGGCCTCTTCtccctccgtgtgtgtgtgcaagtgtgtgtcTCCTGTCCTTGGCCTCtactccctctgtgtgtgtgtgagtgtgtgtgtcctgtccttggcctcttctctctccgtgtgtgcgtgtgcgtgtgtccTGTCCTTGGCCTCTTATCCCttcgtgtctgtgtgtgtgtgtgtgtgcgtgtgtgtgtcctgtccttggcctcttctccctccgtgtgtgtgtatgcccgtgtgtgtgtcctgtccttggcctcttctccctccgtgtgtgtgcgcgcgcgcgtgtgtccTGTCCTTGGCCTCTTATCCCttcgtgtctgtgtgtgtgtcctgtccTTGGCGTCTTCtccctccgtgtgtgtgtgtgcgtgtgtctcctgtccttggcctcttctccctccttggc CTCtactccctctgtgtgtgtgtgagtgtgtgtgtcctgtccttggcctcttctctctccgtgtgtgcgtgtgcgtgtgtccTGTTCTTGGCCTCTTATCCCttcgtgtctgtgtgtgtgtgtgtgtgcgtgtgtgtgtcctgtccttggcctcttctccctccgtgtgtgtgtatgcccgtgtgtgtgtcctgtccttggcctcttctccctccgtgtgtgtgcgcgcgcgcgtgtgtccTGTCCTTGGCCTCTTATCCCttcgtgtctgtgtgtgtgtcctgtccTTGGCGTCTTCtccctccgtgtgtgtgtgtgcgtgtgtctcctgtccttggcctcttctccctccttggCCTCtactccctctgtgtgtgtgtgtgtgtgtcctgtccttggcctcttctctctccgtgtgtgcgtgtgcgtgtgtccTGTCCTTGGCCTCTTATCCCttcgtgtctgtgtgtgtgtgtgtgtgcgtgtgtgtgtcctgtccttggcctcttctccctccacctGTGCCCAGGCCTTCTCACCAACTCACACAGCCTCAGTGA